Proteins found in one Nocardia brasiliensis ATCC 700358 genomic segment:
- a CDS encoding TauD/TfdA dioxygenase family protein, with protein MSVQVVKLGAHIGARIEGVRLGGGLDGATVATVRAALNEHKVIFFREQHHLTEDGQYEFAELLGTPTTPHPTLTSAGVKSLAIDSHHGRSNTWHTDVTFVDRVPKASILRAVTLPSYGGATTWASTVAAYNSLPEPLRRLADSLRARHTNQYDYAATVEDRPDENARAYRREFESTYFETEHPVVRVHPETGERALLLGCFVKQIVGLSSSESQALFRLFQDRVTRLEHTVRWNWSLGDVAIWDNRATQHYAIDDYDGAEHRRLTRITLAGDIPVGVDGTSSTVIAGNAESYSAVDPLTTAA; from the coding sequence ATGTCGGTGCAGGTGGTCAAGCTCGGTGCGCACATCGGCGCCCGAATCGAGGGAGTCCGGCTCGGCGGTGGCTTGGACGGTGCGACCGTCGCCACCGTGCGCGCCGCGCTCAACGAGCACAAGGTGATCTTCTTCCGGGAACAGCACCACCTCACCGAGGACGGCCAGTACGAATTCGCCGAACTGCTCGGCACCCCGACCACACCGCACCCGACGCTCACCTCCGCGGGCGTGAAGAGCCTGGCCATCGACTCCCACCACGGCCGGTCCAATACCTGGCACACCGATGTCACCTTCGTCGACCGCGTGCCGAAGGCCTCCATCCTGCGCGCGGTCACGCTGCCGAGCTACGGCGGCGCGACCACCTGGGCCTCGACCGTCGCCGCCTACAACTCGCTGCCGGAGCCGCTGCGGCGGCTGGCCGACAGCCTGCGCGCGCGGCACACCAACCAGTACGACTACGCGGCCACCGTCGAGGATCGCCCGGACGAGAACGCGCGCGCTTACCGCCGCGAATTCGAGTCGACCTACTTCGAGACCGAACATCCGGTGGTCCGGGTGCACCCGGAGACCGGCGAGCGCGCACTGCTGCTGGGCTGCTTCGTCAAGCAGATCGTGGGCCTGTCCAGCAGCGAGTCGCAGGCGCTGTTCCGGTTGTTCCAGGATCGGGTGACCCGGCTCGAGCACACCGTCCGGTGGAACTGGTCGCTCGGCGACGTGGCCATCTGGGACAACCGTGCCACCCAGCACTACGCGATCGACGACTACGACGGCGCGGAGCACCGCAGGCTCACCCGGATCACCCTGGCCGGCGATATCCCGGTCGGCGTCGACGGCACGTCCAGCACCGTGATCGCGGGAAATGCCGAATCCTACTCCGCCGTCGATCCACTTACCACGGCGGCTTAG
- a CDS encoding TIGR03086 family metal-binding protein: MAETTPSPADRYRALAQTFTRKVEAVPATGWDADSPCADWTARDVVRHVIDSERDIVRMVGLELPQGPSVDDDPAAAWAATRAAVQDILDDPARATLEYDGHFGRTNLAATIERFYCFDLVVHGWDIARATGTDATIPAADLEWVEGVAHSLGDSLRMPGVCGPAVEAPADADEQTRVLAFLGRAH, from the coding sequence ATGGCTGAAACGACCCCTTCTCCCGCCGACCGCTATCGTGCGCTGGCGCAGACCTTCACCCGCAAAGTCGAGGCCGTCCCGGCGACCGGCTGGGACGCCGACTCGCCGTGCGCCGACTGGACCGCACGCGATGTCGTCCGGCACGTCATCGACAGCGAGCGCGATATCGTGCGGATGGTCGGGCTCGAGCTGCCGCAGGGCCCGTCCGTCGACGACGATCCGGCCGCGGCGTGGGCCGCGACCCGCGCCGCTGTGCAGGACATTCTCGACGATCCCGCGCGGGCCACCCTGGAATACGACGGCCACTTCGGCCGCACAAACCTCGCCGCGACGATCGAGCGCTTCTACTGTTTCGACCTGGTCGTGCACGGCTGGGATATCGCCCGCGCCACGGGGACCGACGCCACCATCCCCGCCGCGGATCTCGAATGGGTCGAGGGCGTGGCGCACTCGCTCGGCGACTCGCTGCGCATGCCCGGAGTTTGCGGGCCCGCCGTCGAAGCCCCCGCCGACGCCGACGAGCAGACCCGCGTCCTCGCCTTTCTCGGTCGCGCGCACTGA
- a CDS encoding ABC transporter ATP-binding protein, with protein sequence MTEVTSRPAPPAPERNVTGADIKLDAVVKRYRGQDAPAVARLDLEIDAGDIVAFVGPSGCGKTTTLKMINRLIEPTEGRIFIDGRDVTREDPDKLRQSIGYVIQSGGLFPHWTVAKNVGAIPRVLGWDKKRIAERTEYLLDLVGLDPDTFADRLPKDMSGGQQQRVGVARALAADPPVLLMDEPFGAVDPITRVRLQDSLIAIQHELGKTIVIVTHDFEEATKLGDKVLILSEGGHVEQYASPEEILTDPATPFVEEFVGSGAKLAYLTVSRVRDVEYDEVVTARVGEPAQGVIQRAMAAGHTWVVVVDEAGRPRSWPSLTELGTKPEVSDFLDRRLPVVARSSTLNDALDAMLAASQGAALVTDGRGAVVGALSIGTVTETIQAKLAEVRSDEPDLSYETYVDGTDPAPTPVVAADDEPGSAEPA encoded by the coding sequence ATGACCGAAGTGACCAGCCGCCCCGCTCCGCCCGCGCCGGAGCGCAACGTGACCGGCGCCGACATAAAACTCGACGCCGTAGTCAAGCGCTACCGCGGCCAGGACGCGCCCGCGGTAGCGCGGCTCGACCTGGAGATCGACGCCGGTGACATCGTCGCGTTCGTCGGTCCGTCCGGCTGCGGCAAGACCACGACGTTGAAGATGATCAACCGGCTGATCGAACCGACCGAGGGCCGGATCTTCATCGACGGCCGCGATGTCACCCGCGAGGACCCGGACAAGCTGCGGCAGTCGATCGGGTACGTCATCCAGTCCGGCGGACTGTTCCCGCACTGGACCGTCGCCAAGAACGTCGGCGCCATCCCGCGGGTGCTCGGCTGGGACAAGAAGCGGATCGCCGAACGCACCGAATACCTGCTCGATCTCGTCGGGCTGGATCCCGATACGTTCGCCGACCGGCTACCCAAGGACATGTCCGGCGGCCAGCAGCAGCGGGTCGGCGTCGCCCGCGCGCTCGCCGCGGACCCGCCGGTCCTGCTGATGGACGAACCGTTCGGCGCGGTGGACCCGATCACCCGGGTGCGCTTGCAGGACAGCCTGATCGCGATCCAGCACGAACTCGGCAAGACCATCGTGATCGTGACGCACGATTTCGAGGAGGCCACCAAACTCGGTGACAAGGTGCTGATCCTGTCCGAGGGCGGGCATGTCGAGCAGTACGCGAGCCCGGAGGAGATCCTCACCGACCCGGCCACGCCGTTCGTCGAGGAGTTCGTCGGGTCCGGCGCGAAGCTGGCGTATCTCACCGTGTCCCGGGTGCGCGACGTCGAATACGACGAGGTGGTCACCGCCCGGGTCGGCGAACCCGCGCAGGGCGTGATCCAGCGCGCGATGGCGGCCGGGCACACCTGGGTCGTGGTCGTCGACGAGGCCGGGCGGCCGCGGTCGTGGCCCTCGCTCACCGAGCTGGGGACCAAACCGGAGGTCTCGGACTTCCTCGATCGGCGCCTGCCGGTGGTCGCCCGCTCCTCCACGCTCAACGATGCGCTCGACGCCATGCTCGCGGCCAGTCAAGGGGCCGCGCTCGTCACCGACGGTCGCGGCGCCGTCGTCGGCGCGCTCAGCATCGGCACGGTGACCGAGACGATCCAGGCCAAACTCGCCGAGGTGCGATCGGACGAGCCCGACCTGTCCTACGAAACCTACGTCGACGGCACCGATCCCGCGCCGACGCCGGTGGTCGCCGCCGACGACGAACCCGGATCGGCCGAGCCGGCATGA
- a CDS encoding ABC transporter permease — protein sequence MDLWSYIRGRGEFLAFLTYQHASLAFQTVLVGTVVAVLIAVAVYRLPLLAALSLTSSRVALTIPSLALLALLLVPFGLGVVPSFLMLTFFAALPVIGNAIVGLRAVPPSVIESAKGIGFSRLRILLTVELPIAWPVILTGIRVSTQMIVGVAAIVAYVLGPGLGSLIFNGLSRLGGANAIEMALTGTILIVLIALVFDALLVLLGRLTIAKGLS from the coding sequence GTGGATTTATGGAGTTATATCCGAGGGCGGGGCGAATTCCTCGCGTTCCTCACTTATCAGCATGCCTCCCTGGCGTTTCAGACCGTCCTGGTCGGAACCGTCGTCGCGGTGCTCATCGCGGTCGCGGTCTATCGGCTGCCGCTGCTGGCCGCGCTCTCGCTCACCTCTAGCCGGGTGGCGCTGACCATTCCGTCGCTGGCCCTGCTCGCCCTGCTGCTGGTGCCGTTCGGATTGGGCGTGGTCCCCTCGTTTCTCATGCTGACGTTCTTCGCGGCGCTGCCGGTGATCGGCAACGCGATCGTGGGGTTGCGCGCGGTGCCGCCCTCGGTCATCGAGTCCGCCAAAGGCATCGGCTTTTCCCGGCTGCGTATCCTGCTCACCGTCGAATTGCCGATCGCCTGGCCGGTGATCCTCACCGGCATCAGGGTTTCCACTCAGATGATCGTCGGCGTGGCCGCCATCGTCGCCTACGTCCTCGGCCCCGGCCTCGGGTCGCTGATCTTCAACGGCCTGTCCCGGCTCGGTGGCGCCAACGCCATCGAGATGGCGTTGACCGGCACCATCCTCATCGTCCTCATCGCGTTGGTGTTCGACGCACTCCTCGTCCTGCTCGGCCGCCTCACGATCGCAAAGGGACTGTCATGA
- a CDS encoding ABC transporter permease produces the protein MSRLRRVPLDVWFEPIIIVVIGLGYILWYRSTTFTPTEQASLAWDNLQTTILAHIKLTVVATLIVVVIAIPLGIALTRPALERVEPLAVNIANIGQAAPAVGLLVLFTFWLGTGFRTAIVGLVVYAILPILQNTIVGLRQVDHRTIEASRGIGYSGSRTLFQVELPLAVPVILNGVRTALVILVGTATLSTFIGATSLGTLITTGVTLFLPKLLVSGAILVGLLALTIDWLGRLVELAATPRGIA, from the coding sequence ATGAGCAGGCTGCGGCGCGTGCCGCTCGACGTGTGGTTCGAACCGATCATCATCGTCGTCATCGGTCTCGGCTATATCCTCTGGTACCGGTCCACGACCTTCACCCCCACCGAGCAAGCGTCCCTGGCCTGGGACAACTTGCAGACTACGATCCTCGCCCACATCAAACTCACCGTTGTGGCCACGCTGATCGTGGTCGTCATCGCCATCCCGCTCGGCATCGCGCTCACCCGGCCCGCGCTCGAACGCGTCGAACCCCTCGCGGTGAACATCGCCAATATCGGGCAGGCCGCGCCGGCGGTCGGCCTGCTGGTGCTGTTCACTTTCTGGCTCGGCACCGGATTCCGCACGGCGATAGTCGGTCTCGTCGTGTACGCGATCCTGCCGATCCTGCAGAACACCATCGTCGGACTGAGGCAGGTGGACCATCGCACCATCGAGGCCTCGCGCGGAATCGGCTACTCCGGCAGCCGGACGTTGTTCCAGGTGGAGTTGCCGCTCGCGGTGCCGGTCATCCTCAACGGCGTGCGCACCGCGCTGGTCATCCTGGTCGGCACGGCGACGCTGAGCACGTTCATCGGTGCGACCAGCCTCGGCACGCTGATCACCACGGGTGTCACGCTGTTCCTGCCGAAACTGCTCGTCTCCGGCGCGATCCTGGTGGGCCTGCTGGCTTTGACCATCGACTGGCTGGGCCGGCTCGTCGAACTCGCCGCGACGCCGCGGGGCATCGCATGA
- a CDS encoding glycine betaine ABC transporter substrate-binding protein yields MRPPRLTTLLAALVVASAALTGCGLVSSSGTFHDAQLPDGAQPLDGVKLVVTSKSFTEGVLLGKITATYLGAAGAKVTDLTGAPGSASSRQAQLNGDADILWEYTGTGWVNYHNQTDTIADPQQLWQRVHDLEQRDHDLVWLPPANFNDTYAFGASTPNAERLRVKSLSDVAALPVPDRTFCLDDEFFSRSDGFIPMLAKYGIPYNDPNGVPSGNVTRMDAGVVYTATAKGTPCNFGMIYTTDGRVKNLNLVVLEDDRKFFLPYSGTAVVRGAVLERHPELRPLLGIISERLTDDLMQELNGRVDIDGEDPADVAYDWLKTQKLIA; encoded by the coding sequence ATGAGGCCGCCGCGGCTCACGACGCTGCTCGCCGCGCTCGTCGTGGCGAGCGCCGCGCTCACCGGGTGTGGCCTCGTCAGCTCGTCGGGCACTTTTCACGACGCACAGCTGCCCGACGGCGCGCAGCCGCTGGACGGGGTGAAGCTGGTCGTCACCTCGAAGAGCTTCACCGAGGGCGTGCTGCTCGGCAAGATCACCGCGACCTATCTGGGCGCGGCGGGCGCGAAGGTCACCGACCTCACCGGGGCGCCGGGTTCCGCGTCGTCGCGGCAGGCTCAGCTCAACGGTGACGCCGATATCCTCTGGGAGTACACGGGCACCGGGTGGGTGAACTACCACAACCAGACCGACACGATCGCGGACCCGCAACAGCTCTGGCAGCGCGTGCACGACCTGGAGCAGCGTGATCACGATCTGGTGTGGCTGCCGCCGGCCAACTTCAACGACACCTACGCCTTCGGCGCGTCGACACCGAACGCCGAACGCCTGCGGGTGAAATCGCTGTCCGACGTTGCCGCTTTGCCGGTCCCCGACCGCACCTTCTGCCTCGACGACGAATTCTTCAGCCGTTCTGACGGTTTCATACCGATGCTGGCGAAATACGGTATTCCGTACAACGATCCGAACGGCGTCCCGTCCGGCAACGTGACCCGGATGGACGCGGGGGTGGTCTACACCGCCACCGCCAAGGGCACACCCTGCAACTTCGGCATGATCTATACCACCGACGGCCGGGTGAAGAACTTGAACCTCGTTGTCCTGGAAGACGATCGCAAGTTCTTCCTGCCCTACAGCGGCACCGCCGTCGTGCGCGGCGCCGTGCTCGAACGGCATCCGGAACTGCGCCCGCTGCTCGGCATCATCTCCGAACGCCTCACCGACGACCTCATGCAGGAACTCAACGGCCGCGTCGACATCGACGGCGAAGACCCCGCCGACGTCGCCTACGACTGGCTGAAGACCCAGAAACTGATCGCCTGA
- a CDS encoding DUF1206 domain-containing protein — translation MTQTKATSKAERIAQHRVFERFARAGFVMTGVVHLIIGYIAIRIALGGSGGAADQSGAMKELAAEPGGPLVLWVGAVAFLILALWRLVEAVLGSASKPDKDSKKSEAFRRVKALSLAVIYFVFAVSAFGFARGSGKSSSGESAGLAARVMQHTAGAIALVVAGLIIIGVGGYHVYKGVTQKFVDDLQGAPSKLVRRLGMAGYLAKGLAVGAVGLLVILAATKSEPEKAAGLDGALKILGAQPFGMVLLIVAGLGIITYGLYSFVMARYAKM, via the coding sequence ATGACTCAGACCAAGGCGACCAGCAAAGCGGAACGGATCGCCCAGCACCGCGTCTTCGAGCGCTTCGCCCGGGCGGGGTTCGTCATGACGGGCGTCGTGCACCTGATCATCGGCTACATCGCCATCCGCATCGCGCTCGGCGGTTCGGGCGGCGCCGCCGACCAATCCGGGGCGATGAAGGAATTGGCGGCGGAGCCCGGCGGCCCGCTCGTGCTGTGGGTCGGCGCGGTGGCCTTCCTGATCCTGGCGCTGTGGCGCCTGGTCGAAGCGGTGCTGGGCAGCGCGTCCAAACCGGACAAGGACAGCAAGAAGTCCGAGGCGTTCCGCCGGGTGAAGGCCTTGTCGCTCGCGGTGATCTACTTCGTCTTCGCCGTGTCCGCCTTCGGTTTCGCCCGCGGCAGCGGCAAGTCCAGCAGCGGCGAGAGCGCCGGGCTCGCGGCCCGCGTCATGCAGCACACCGCGGGCGCCATCGCCTTGGTCGTGGCCGGGCTGATCATCATCGGGGTCGGCGGCTACCACGTCTACAAGGGCGTCACCCAGAAGTTCGTCGACGATTTGCAAGGCGCGCCGAGCAAGCTGGTCCGGCGCCTGGGCATGGCCGGCTACCTCGCCAAGGGCCTCGCCGTCGGCGCGGTCGGCCTGCTGGTCATCCTCGCCGCGACCAAGTCCGAGCCCGAGAAGGCCGCGGGATTGGACGGCGCCCTGAAAATCCTCGGTGCCCAACCCTTCGGCATGGTCCTGCTCATCGTCGCCGGTCTCGGCATCATCACCTACGGCCTCTACAGCTTCGTCATGGCCCGCTACGCGAAAATGTAA